One Kitasatospora sp. MAP12-44 DNA segment encodes these proteins:
- a CDS encoding NUDIX domain-containing protein yields MARTEFYDDPAAPRPNRLVVAASAVLTDSHGRILLQRRADSGLYALPGGVMELGESLPDAAVRETYEESGLRIEVTGIVGTYTDPRHIIAYADGEVRQQFNVCFTARVVGGELRISDESTDLRFVAPEELPGLAIHPTQRLRIGHFLERRATPYLG; encoded by the coding sequence ATGGCCAGGACTGAGTTCTACGACGACCCCGCAGCCCCCAGGCCCAATCGGCTGGTTGTCGCCGCGTCCGCCGTCCTGACCGACTCCCACGGGCGGATTCTCCTCCAACGGCGGGCTGACAGTGGGTTGTACGCGTTGCCTGGCGGGGTCATGGAGCTGGGTGAGTCGTTGCCGGACGCGGCTGTGCGGGAGACGTACGAGGAGAGCGGGCTCAGGATCGAAGTCACCGGCATCGTCGGGACGTACACCGATCCGCGGCACATCATCGCGTATGCGGACGGCGAGGTGCGGCAGCAGTTCAACGTCTGCTTCACCGCTCGCGTGGTCGGCGGGGAGCTGCGGATCTCCGACGAGTCCACCGATCTGCGGTTCGTGGCGCCCGAGGAGTTGCCCGGGCTGGCGATCCACCCCACCCAGCGGTTGCGGATCGGGCACTTCCTGGAGCGGCGGGCGACGCCCTACCTCGGGTAG
- a CDS encoding TetR/AcrR family transcriptional regulator, with protein MAESSDAKTPRERYRAQVQEEIKKHAWEQIAVAGASALSLNAIAKQIGMSGPALYRYFANRDELITELIRDAYRSLADTFHARAAAGADLTGLAQALRQWALEDPQRYFLLYGTPVPGYQAPEDTTRIASEILTVLLATCTAAQSSALRQALAFWTRLHGVLSLELAGHFTGMDVDPAALYTAEAHSLTTQSYPR; from the coding sequence ATGGCCGAGTCGTCGGACGCGAAGACCCCCCGGGAGCGCTACCGCGCCCAGGTGCAGGAGGAGATCAAGAAGCACGCCTGGGAGCAGATCGCCGTCGCCGGGGCCTCCGCCCTGTCCCTCAACGCCATCGCCAAGCAGATCGGCATGAGCGGCCCCGCCCTCTACCGCTACTTCGCCAACCGCGACGAGCTGATCACCGAGCTCATCCGCGACGCCTACCGCAGCCTCGCCGACACCTTCCACGCCCGCGCCGCAGCCGGCGCCGACCTCACCGGACTCGCGCAGGCCCTTCGCCAGTGGGCCCTGGAGGATCCCCAGCGGTACTTCCTCCTCTACGGCACCCCTGTGCCCGGCTACCAGGCCCCCGAGGACACCACCCGGATCGCCTCCGAGATCCTGACCGTCCTCCTCGCCACCTGCACCGCCGCCCAGTCCTCGGCCCTACGCCAGGCCCTCGCCTTCTGGACCCGCCTCCACGGCGTCCTGTCCCTCGAACTCGCGGGCCACTTCACCGGCATGGATGTCGACCCCGCCGCCCTCTACACCGCCGAGGCCCACTCCCTCACCACCCAGTCCTACCCGAGGTAG
- a CDS encoding ATP-binding protein, protein MATVTGRPATAVMPASAFLPYRPEAASAARRLVRDKLAEWRLEHLADDAQLIVSELAANAAKTGCHRRMYVTIRRPAPLTVRIAVRDGSRTLPVLMQAGDCDAECGRGLGLVDRLTHGRWGVVPETLGKTTWADLAVAVNPAG, encoded by the coding sequence ATGGCAACCGTCACAGGCCGACCAGCCACCGCTGTGATGCCGGCGTCGGCTTTCCTGCCCTACCGGCCCGAGGCCGCGTCGGCGGCCCGTCGGCTGGTACGGGACAAACTGGCCGAGTGGCGACTGGAGCACCTGGCGGACGATGCCCAACTGATCGTCAGCGAACTGGCCGCCAATGCCGCCAAGACCGGCTGCCACCGCCGGATGTACGTGACGATCCGCCGTCCAGCACCGCTCACCGTCCGGATCGCGGTCCGGGACGGCTCCCGCACACTGCCCGTGCTGATGCAGGCCGGGGACTGCGACGCCGAGTGTGGACGCGGCTTGGGCCTGGTCGACCGCCTGACCCACGGGCGCTGGGGCGTGGTGCCCGAAACACTCGGCAAGACCACCTGGGCCGACCTCGCGGTGGCAGTCAACCCGGCCGGATAG